In Phosphitispora fastidiosa, a single window of DNA contains:
- a CDS encoding protein-glutamate methylesterase/protein-glutamine glutaminase, with the protein MSGRHRVLVVDDSSFMRRFITDILHSDDTLEVVATAVNGVEALKKVSELRPDVITLDIEMPEMDGLTALNEIMVKCPVPVIMLSNRTRVGAEATIKALELGALDFVAKPSGNISLDLDKVKDELILKVKAAARADIRSIRSAASQWNADYGRKVKIESQSAAGKTPLRIVAIGASTGGPRALQAVFSQLPQNLPAAIAVTQHMSPGFTESLAQRLNSISEFEVSEARDGDELIAGRALIAPGDRHMKIKRLDDRFYITLSDEPPVDGLRPSIDLMMDSLVECSVPLLGVLLTGMGQDGVAGLKKIRERNGCTIVEDESTCVIYGMPRAAIENRCVDIVAPIYRIAQEIMNNI; encoded by the coding sequence ATGAGTGGAAGACATCGGGTTCTTGTTGTAGATGATTCTTCATTTATGCGGAGATTTATCACTGACATTTTACATAGTGATGACACCCTTGAGGTAGTAGCAACAGCAGTTAATGGTGTTGAAGCCCTAAAAAAGGTATCGGAATTGAGACCTGATGTTATTACCCTGGATATTGAGATGCCTGAAATGGACGGCCTTACAGCGCTTAATGAAATCATGGTAAAATGCCCTGTGCCGGTAATTATGCTGAGCAACAGGACCAGGGTGGGAGCAGAGGCCACAATAAAGGCTCTTGAACTTGGGGCTTTGGATTTTGTGGCCAAACCTTCGGGTAATATTTCTCTTGACCTGGACAAGGTCAAGGATGAACTGATCCTGAAAGTAAAAGCTGCAGCCCGGGCCGATATAAGGTCAATTCGCAGTGCAGCTTCGCAATGGAATGCAGATTATGGCAGGAAGGTTAAAATTGAAAGCCAATCCGCTGCTGGAAAGACTCCGCTGCGAATAGTTGCCATTGGGGCATCTACCGGAGGTCCAAGAGCGCTCCAGGCTGTCTTCTCACAGCTGCCCCAAAACTTACCGGCTGCAATAGCTGTGACTCAGCATATGTCGCCGGGTTTTACGGAATCGTTGGCACAGCGCCTTAACAGTATTTCTGAGTTTGAGGTTTCAGAGGCCAGGGATGGCGATGAACTAATTGCCGGGAGGGCTTTAATTGCCCCTGGTGACCGGCATATGAAAATCAAGCGGCTTGATGACCGTTTTTATATAACCCTGAGTGATGAACCACCTGTGGATGGACTAAGACCTTCTATTGATCTGATGATGGACTCACTGGTTGAGTGCAGTGTGCCTCTCCTGGGGGTACTGCTTACCGGAATGGGACAGGATGGGGTGGCCGGGTTAAAAAAGATCAGGGAAAGAAATGGCTGTACAATTGTAGAAGATGAGTCAACCTGTGTAATCTACGGGATGCCCAGGGCGGCAATTGAGAACAGGTGTGTTGATATTGTAGCGCCGATATACCGGATTGCACAGGAGATTATGAATAATATTTAA
- the flhA gene encoding flagellar biosynthesis protein FlhA: MAVQQVALSKITKYSDIFVAAAVIGMVVMMVIPIPTVLLDLFLTVNITLALIVLLVSMYNNEPLQFSSFPSLLLIMTIFRLSLNVSSTRLVLLNGFAGKIIEKFGLFVIGGNPVVGFVIFLILVVIQFIVITKGAERVSEVAARFTLDAMPGKQMSIDADLNAGLITDREAVERRERIQKEADFYGAMDGASKFIKGDAIAGIVIVIINIIGGFAIGVLQRGMPLTDAMNTYTILTVGDGLVSQIPALLISTATGITVTRAASSEISLGQELSIQLTSRPRVLAIAAGALATLGLLGLPPVPFFILAGIMAVGAYSMKKIQDEQKVKLQEMEQEEEVEEIKKPENVMSLLQVDVFEIEMGYSLIPLVDANQGGDLLDRVVMIRRQCALELGIVLPPIRMRDNMQLKPNSYVFKIKGVEAADGEIMPDQYLAMSSGLTENGIKGIDTVEPAFGLPAKWIPPDLREQAELAGYTVVDPSSVIATHLTEVIKSHAHEVFGRQDVQNLLDHVKKTHPAVVEEIVPSLLTLGEIQKVLAGLLAERVPIRDLVTILETLADHARATKDTDMLIEYVRQALARTIVKQYTDSGDTLHVITLDPGVEQTVRDSIQTTDHGSYIALDPDNAKMIFNSLAANVESASRNGYQPIILCAPVVRIYFKKLTEKMIPELVVLSYNELEGRINVQSLGVVST, encoded by the coding sequence ATGGCAGTACAGCAGGTTGCGCTATCCAAAATCACAAAGTACAGTGACATATTTGTAGCAGCCGCAGTCATTGGCATGGTGGTTATGATGGTAATTCCCATCCCCACCGTACTGTTGGACCTTTTCCTGACTGTAAATATCACACTGGCCCTGATTGTGCTGCTGGTCAGCATGTACAATAATGAGCCGCTGCAATTTTCATCTTTTCCGTCTCTTTTGCTGATTATGACGATATTCAGGCTTTCCCTTAATGTCAGTTCAACAAGACTGGTGCTGCTCAATGGGTTTGCCGGAAAGATTATTGAGAAATTCGGGCTCTTTGTTATCGGGGGCAACCCGGTGGTAGGTTTTGTCATTTTTCTGATCCTTGTGGTCATTCAGTTTATTGTAATTACCAAAGGCGCCGAGAGGGTCTCTGAAGTTGCTGCCAGGTTTACCCTTGATGCCATGCCGGGAAAACAGATGAGTATAGATGCCGACCTCAATGCAGGTCTGATTACCGACCGGGAGGCTGTTGAAAGACGGGAAAGGATTCAGAAGGAGGCGGATTTCTATGGAGCCATGGATGGTGCCTCTAAGTTTATCAAGGGTGATGCCATTGCCGGGATTGTTATCGTAATCATTAATATTATCGGAGGATTTGCCATCGGAGTTTTACAGAGGGGAATGCCCCTCACAGATGCCATGAACACTTATACCATTTTGACGGTGGGTGATGGATTGGTTTCCCAGATACCGGCCCTGCTGATATCTACGGCGACCGGTATTACCGTGACTAGGGCCGCATCTTCTGAAATAAGCCTTGGTCAGGAATTGTCAATACAGCTGACGAGCCGTCCCCGGGTACTGGCTATTGCAGCAGGCGCCCTTGCTACCCTGGGCCTTTTGGGGCTGCCACCGGTGCCGTTCTTTATCCTTGCGGGAATTATGGCGGTAGGCGCCTATTCCATGAAGAAAATTCAGGATGAGCAGAAGGTTAAGCTGCAGGAAATGGAACAGGAAGAAGAAGTTGAGGAAATTAAAAAACCGGAAAATGTTATGTCACTATTACAGGTTGATGTGTTTGAAATAGAGATGGGCTATTCCCTCATTCCACTGGTAGATGCCAATCAGGGCGGGGACCTCCTTGACAGGGTGGTTATGATTAGGAGGCAGTGTGCACTGGAACTGGGTATTGTCCTGCCGCCAATCCGGATGAGGGATAACATGCAGTTAAAGCCCAATAGTTATGTGTTTAAAATAAAAGGTGTAGAGGCGGCAGACGGAGAAATCATGCCTGACCAGTATCTTGCCATGAGCTCTGGACTTACCGAGAATGGCATAAAGGGGATAGACACTGTCGAACCTGCCTTTGGACTGCCGGCCAAATGGATACCACCCGACTTGCGGGAACAGGCAGAGCTTGCCGGATATACTGTTGTTGACCCATCTTCAGTTATCGCTACACACCTCACCGAGGTTATCAAGAGCCATGCTCATGAGGTATTCGGCAGGCAGGATGTGCAAAACCTGCTCGACCATGTAAAGAAAACACATCCGGCAGTTGTCGAAGAAATTGTCCCCAGCCTGCTGACTCTTGGTGAGATACAAAAAGTTCTGGCAGGACTGCTGGCCGAAAGGGTCCCTATCAGGGATCTGGTCACAATTCTGGAGACACTTGCCGATCATGCCAGAGCGACAAAAGACACCGATATGCTCATAGAATACGTGAGACAGGCGCTGGCGCGTACCATCGTAAAACAGTACACCGATTCGGGTGATACACTCCATGTTATTACCCTTGACCCAGGTGTTGAACAGACAGTCAGGGATTCCATCCAGACAACTGATCACGGCTCATACATTGCCTTGGACCCTGATAATGCTAAGATGATATTTAACAGCCTTGCGGCAAACGTGGAAAGCGCGTCCCGAAATGGTTACCAGCCAATAATACTGTGTGCCCCGGTTGTCAGAATCTATTTTAAAAAACTGACTGAAAAGATGATTCCCGAACTGGTGGTGCTCTCATATAACGAGCTTGAAGGCAGAATAAATGTTCAGTCTCTAGGGGTGGTGAGTACTTAG
- the flhB gene encoding flagellar biosynthesis protein FlhB encodes MEELRLRCFTIDLQLFAEKTEKPTAKRRQEAAKKGQIANSAEVNSVLVLLVGFLGVKFLAPQFADGWAVLTSDLFKMFGQKDFMVDYRILQSILMMALVFSAKILVPIVGGCLVAGTAASVIQTGFRFDITSVKFDLNNIDPVQGVKRIFSLQSLAELVKSILKVLLVGYIAYNEIMKEFMNFSGLSDMSIRASAAFIGTVALRVVFKIILWLVIIAILDYMFQKWRNEKKMMMEKHEVKEEHKQAEGDPQIKGKIKQKQRQMSMMRMMQALPKADVVITNPTHFAVALQYDPETMSAPTVIAKGQDRIALKIRETAKEHDIVIVENKPLAQSLYFGAEIGDVVPADLYQAVAEVLAFVYKLKGKI; translated from the coding sequence ATGGAAGAGCTGCGTTTACGCTGTTTTACAATTGATCTGCAGCTATTTGCAGAAAAGACCGAAAAGCCTACCGCCAAAAGGAGACAGGAGGCAGCGAAGAAAGGGCAGATTGCAAACAGCGCCGAGGTAAACTCTGTTTTAGTCCTGTTGGTGGGTTTTCTGGGTGTAAAGTTTCTGGCTCCCCAATTTGCCGACGGGTGGGCAGTATTAACCTCAGATCTCTTCAAGATGTTTGGTCAGAAGGACTTTATGGTTGACTACAGGATTCTACAGAGTATTCTAATGATGGCGTTGGTTTTTTCGGCAAAGATACTGGTCCCTATTGTGGGCGGCTGTCTGGTAGCCGGAACGGCTGCTTCGGTTATCCAGACCGGGTTCCGGTTTGATATAACCTCCGTCAAATTTGACCTGAATAATATTGACCCGGTTCAGGGTGTTAAGCGAATATTTTCCCTGCAGTCCCTTGCCGAGCTGGTGAAATCAATCCTCAAGGTACTGCTGGTAGGTTATATCGCCTACAATGAAATAATGAAAGAGTTTATGAATTTCTCCGGTCTGAGTGATATGAGTATCAGGGCTTCGGCAGCATTTATTGGGACAGTGGCCTTGCGAGTGGTTTTCAAGATAATCCTCTGGCTGGTAATCATAGCAATACTTGATTATATGTTTCAGAAGTGGCGCAATGAAAAGAAAATGATGATGGAAAAACATGAAGTCAAGGAAGAACACAAGCAGGCGGAAGGTGATCCGCAAATTAAGGGCAAGATCAAGCAAAAGCAGAGACAGATGTCTATGATGCGGATGATGCAGGCCCTGCCTAAGGCAGATGTAGTTATCACCAACCCCACACACTTTGCCGTTGCCCTGCAGTATGACCCGGAAACGATGTCTGCTCCCACGGTTATTGCCAAGGGTCAGGACAGGATAGCTCTTAAAATCCGGGAAACTGCCAAAGAACATGACATTGTGATAGTGGAGAACAAGCCCTTGGCCCAGTCACTTTACTTTGGGGCTGAGATAGGGGACGTGGTTCCTGCCGACCTCTATCAGGCAGTTGCAGAAGTCCTGGCTTTTGTGTATAAGCTTAAGGGAAAGATCTAG
- a CDS encoding MinD/ParA family protein codes for MRDQAEKLRVLARNLKNQVECEIKGTQKKTRIITVTSGKGGVGKTNFTINFALALMSYGQRVLILDADLGLANIDVVLGINPKYTLYNVLKGEKDIQDIILPGPQGLQIIAGGSGMQELANLRRWQVEQFIAKLEELEGIADILIIDTAAGLSRNVMSFVLAADEVIVITTPEPTAITDAYGLVKAMTSKRKHGVVHLVVNKVEDAQEADITASKLKIVAEKFLKLNIGHLGFILDDPSVSKAVKSQEPFLLKYPKSAAAECILRLAAQMLEQELQPEPAGVKAFFGKIAKLFG; via the coding sequence ATGCGTGACCAGGCCGAAAAACTTCGCGTATTGGCCAGAAACCTTAAGAATCAGGTTGAGTGTGAAATTAAGGGGACCCAGAAAAAAACCCGGATTATCACAGTGACAAGCGGTAAAGGCGGGGTTGGTAAGACTAATTTCACCATCAACTTTGCCCTGGCTCTGATGTCTTACGGGCAAAGGGTTTTAATTCTTGATGCAGATCTGGGTTTAGCCAATATTGATGTTGTGCTGGGGATCAATCCCAAGTACACTCTTTATAATGTTTTAAAAGGCGAAAAGGATATCCAGGACATTATCCTGCCTGGACCCCAGGGACTCCAAATTATTGCCGGGGGCTCCGGGATGCAGGAACTGGCCAATCTGAGAAGATGGCAGGTAGAACAGTTTATTGCCAAACTTGAGGAACTGGAAGGAATTGCAGATATATTGATAATCGATACTGCTGCAGGACTTTCCAGAAATGTAATGAGCTTTGTGCTTGCCGCAGATGAGGTAATTGTGATAACGACCCCTGAGCCGACAGCCATCACCGATGCTTACGGTCTGGTAAAGGCCATGACTTCCAAAAGGAAGCACGGGGTAGTTCATCTGGTAGTAAATAAAGTGGAAGATGCTCAGGAGGCAGACATTACTGCCAGTAAACTGAAGATCGTTGCTGAAAAATTTCTTAAGCTCAACATCGGTCATTTGGGGTTTATTTTGGATGACCCCAGTGTCTCTAAGGCAGTAAAGAGCCAGGAACCGTTTCTCCTGAAATACCCCAAGTCGGCTGCAGCAGAATGTATTTTGCGCCTGGCAGCCCAGATGCTGGAACAGGAGTTGCAGCCGGAACCCGCGGGTGTGAAGGCCTTTTTTGGAAAGATTGCCAAACTTTTCGGCTAG
- a CDS encoding flagellar brake protein: MGSFDPIKINQPIELELPNDSLKQYRSRVKSLSEERMVVIVPVKGSSRVAMDHGQKVKVIYTDSTAVYVFFTTVVSLANDDAETVTLGKPYDIRKIQRRNFVRLDTRVKVLVYKLDNRFERKGNVLEGVSVDISGGGMMFMCDEVLSCGDVLDAEVFLRQNDKVRAIGRVVRFTENPPKTRMKYSVGFEFTVIEESERDKIIRFIFNQQRELRRKGLL, from the coding sequence TTGGGCTCGTTTGACCCCATAAAAATAAACCAGCCCATTGAACTGGAGCTGCCCAATGATTCATTGAAACAGTACCGGAGCAGGGTAAAGAGCTTGTCTGAGGAAAGAATGGTAGTGATTGTGCCGGTTAAAGGCAGTTCGCGGGTGGCTATGGATCATGGCCAAAAAGTAAAGGTTATTTATACTGACAGCACTGCAGTATATGTGTTTTTTACTACGGTTGTCTCTCTGGCAAACGATGATGCCGAAACGGTAACACTGGGTAAGCCGTATGACATAAGGAAAATTCAAAGAAGGAACTTTGTCAGGCTTGATACACGGGTAAAGGTATTGGTTTATAAGCTCGACAACAGGTTTGAGCGTAAGGGGAACGTGCTTGAGGGCGTTTCTGTGGATATCAGCGGTGGTGGGATGATGTTTATGTGTGATGAGGTTCTCAGCTGCGGAGATGTTCTGGATGCAGAAGTGTTCCTGAGACAAAACGATAAGGTCAGAGCTATCGGCAGGGTTGTCAGGTTCACGGAAAACCCTCCGAAAACCAGGATGAAATACTCAGTGGGGTTTGAGTTCACAGTAATTGAGGAATCAGAGAGAGATAAAATAATCAGGTTCATCTTTAATCAGCAGAGGGAATTAAGAAGAAAGGGACTTCTTTAG
- the fliR gene encoding flagellar biosynthetic protein FliR — MEILGQIASNIDLFLMVLARVSGIFIAAPVFSNRVMPGQARALMTMILSVIMFSGLQPTAPVIPVQIGPFALYLAGEIIIGLIIGLVAQFVFSAVQFAGQNIDFMMGYSIVNVVDPLNQTQASLIGSFKNILALLVFLVTNSHHYVIVALYKSYDKIPIFGLTVPPEATNFMIDLFGTMLVTGLKLAMPVMGAIFVTEVALGMVARMMPQMPVFFVGIPAKIFIGAIMITIILPVYVIALELLFEGNYQDTLKMLQILGKEV; from the coding sequence GTGGAAATTCTGGGACAAATAGCCTCAAATATAGATTTATTCCTGATGGTTTTGGCAAGAGTCAGCGGTATCTTTATCGCAGCCCCCGTATTCAGCAACAGAGTAATGCCAGGTCAGGCAAGGGCTCTGATGACAATGATTTTATCGGTAATCATGTTCTCCGGTCTTCAGCCGACAGCTCCGGTTATTCCGGTACAGATAGGCCCATTTGCGCTATACCTGGCCGGTGAAATCATTATCGGGCTGATAATAGGTTTAGTAGCTCAGTTTGTCTTCTCGGCCGTTCAGTTTGCCGGCCAGAATATCGACTTTATGATGGGTTACAGTATTGTCAATGTTGTTGACCCCCTTAACCAGACCCAGGCATCACTGATAGGCTCCTTCAAAAACATACTTGCACTCCTGGTGTTCCTGGTTACCAATAGTCATCACTATGTAATTGTTGCTCTTTATAAGAGCTATGATAAAATACCCATATTTGGCCTTACAGTTCCTCCGGAAGCGACAAATTTCATGATAGACTTATTTGGAACTATGCTGGTTACCGGTTTAAAACTGGCGATGCCGGTAATGGGCGCTATATTTGTAACTGAAGTTGCTCTGGGGATGGTAGCCAGGATGATGCCTCAGATGCCGGTTTTCTTCGTCGGGATACCTGCAAAAATATTTATTGGAGCGATAATGATTACAATAATTCTTCCCGTATATGTTATTGCTTTGGAACTCCTGTTTGAGGGCAACTATCAGGATACCCTCAAAATGCTGCAAATTCTGGGTAAAGAGGTTTAG
- the fliQ gene encoding flagellar biosynthesis protein FliQ has product MSADNIVYLAREALFTVLLVASPILGSSLIIGILISFFQATTHLQEQTLTFVPKIIAVLAVVVFFGSWMLNVMLAYMSNVFINLNNFIVIK; this is encoded by the coding sequence ATGAGCGCCGACAATATAGTATACCTGGCAAGAGAGGCGTTATTTACAGTTTTATTGGTAGCCTCGCCAATCCTTGGCAGCAGCCTGATAATCGGTATTCTGATTAGTTTCTTTCAGGCCACTACCCACCTTCAGGAACAGACCCTTACGTTTGTGCCGAAGATTATCGCTGTTCTGGCAGTTGTAGTGTTTTTCGGTTCCTGGATGCTTAATGTAATGTTGGCATATATGTCAAATGTCTTTATTAACCTGAATAATTTCATAGTTATAAAATAA
- a CDS encoding chemotaxis protein CheA → MDMTQYRGMFLEEAQEHLQKLNEALLDLEGSPENRAILDEIFRSAHTLKGMSATMGFNQVAELTHNMENVLHKLRNGELCSASGIVDLLFKCVDSLDSMINDIAGGGEGDLAVEDLLIELKNLNDPESQAGKPSGSMSPETGLSPGVPAGSAVTGQNIVTSIDFNEYEKNLIKQAIDQGFQCYHIVVSIDPRCVMKSARAFMIFKNMEAIGEIIKSIPPVQDIEEEKFDTGFEIILISIEPQETVRKGLVCITEVMEPDITVISQVFSTGSPAGRAETQVLKSQSLQQDKSLDINDKRDLGATRAIPAKAKASQTVRVDTTKLDNLINLVGELVINKTRIEQIGKVNQLPDLAETLEQMDRITTDLQNVVMKVRMVPIDTVFSRFPRMVRDLAKELGKEIELIIEGKETELDRTVIDEVGDPLVHLLRNAVDHGIEEPDLRAAAQKPEQGRVLLSARHEGNNVVIEVEDDGKGLNPEALKQKAIEKGILDAEGAAELSDAEAVRLVLRPGFSTAEKITDISGRGVGMDVVKNKIEALSGSINIESSSGRGTRFKIQLPLTLAIIQALLVLIEDETYAIPLSFIAETTSVMPEQVNKIQDQEVILLRGGVLPLIRLNEVLQVQPTALPKDEEINIVVVKNGEKRVGLLVDTLIGQQEIVIKPLGKLLGNISVVSGATILGNGQVSLIIDVAGLF, encoded by the coding sequence ATGGACATGACACAATACAGGGGCATGTTTCTGGAAGAAGCTCAGGAGCATTTGCAAAAACTTAATGAAGCCCTTCTCGATTTGGAAGGTTCGCCTGAAAACCGGGCAATTCTGGACGAGATTTTCAGGTCTGCACATACATTAAAGGGCATGTCTGCAACAATGGGGTTTAACCAGGTTGCAGAGCTTACCCACAACATGGAGAATGTTTTGCATAAACTCAGGAACGGCGAGCTGTGCTCTGCTTCCGGAATCGTAGACCTGCTTTTTAAATGTGTTGATTCCCTCGACAGTATGATTAATGACATAGCTGGAGGCGGAGAAGGCGATTTAGCTGTTGAAGACCTCCTGATCGAATTAAAAAACCTTAATGATCCGGAAAGTCAGGCCGGTAAGCCGTCTGGGAGCATGAGCCCTGAGACGGGGCTCTCACCGGGCGTTCCTGCAGGGAGCGCAGTCACTGGACAGAATATCGTAACATCAATAGACTTTAACGAATATGAAAAGAACCTGATTAAACAAGCTATTGATCAGGGGTTTCAATGTTATCACATTGTAGTTTCCATTGACCCGCGCTGTGTGATGAAGTCTGCCAGAGCCTTTATGATATTCAAGAATATGGAGGCTATTGGCGAAATAATAAAAAGTATACCGCCTGTCCAGGATATTGAGGAAGAAAAGTTTGACACGGGTTTTGAAATTATTCTGATATCCATAGAACCACAGGAAACCGTGAGAAAGGGGCTGGTTTGCATAACTGAGGTTATGGAGCCGGACATTACGGTCATTTCCCAGGTTTTCTCAACAGGCTCACCTGCCGGCCGGGCTGAAACCCAGGTTTTAAAATCACAGTCTCTGCAGCAGGACAAGTCATTGGACATTAACGATAAACGTGATTTGGGAGCAACTCGGGCCATTCCCGCAAAGGCGAAAGCCAGCCAGACTGTGCGGGTTGATACTACAAAGCTTGATAATTTGATTAATTTGGTTGGCGAGCTGGTAATAAACAAAACACGGATAGAGCAGATAGGGAAGGTGAATCAACTCCCGGACCTGGCTGAAACGCTTGAACAGATGGACAGAATAACCACTGATCTGCAGAATGTGGTTATGAAGGTCAGAATGGTGCCAATCGACACCGTATTCAGCCGTTTCCCCAGGATGGTAAGGGATTTGGCCAAAGAACTGGGCAAGGAAATAGAACTGATAATTGAAGGCAAAGAGACAGAACTGGATCGCACTGTTATAGATGAAGTTGGTGACCCTCTGGTACACCTGCTGAGGAACGCTGTTGACCATGGAATAGAGGAACCCGATTTGCGGGCTGCTGCCCAAAAGCCGGAACAGGGCCGGGTTCTGTTGTCAGCCCGCCATGAAGGCAATAATGTTGTTATTGAGGTGGAGGATGATGGCAAGGGACTTAATCCTGAAGCCCTTAAACAAAAAGCCATTGAAAAGGGTATTCTTGATGCTGAAGGTGCGGCTGAACTAAGCGATGCTGAAGCGGTCAGGCTTGTTTTGCGGCCTGGGTTTAGTACCGCCGAAAAAATAACCGACATCTCCGGACGCGGTGTGGGCATGGATGTTGTCAAAAACAAGATTGAGGCTTTGAGCGGCAGTATTAATATTGAGAGTAGTTCTGGGCGCGGGACCAGATTTAAAATCCAGCTGCCCCTTACACTGGCTATAATTCAGGCACTGCTGGTGTTGATTGAAGATGAGACTTATGCCATACCCCTGAGTTTTATAGCTGAGACTACCAGTGTCATGCCTGAACAGGTAAATAAAATACAGGACCAGGAGGTTATTCTCCTGAGAGGTGGGGTACTGCCCCTGATTAGGCTTAACGAAGTCCTGCAGGTACAGCCCACTGCTTTGCCCAAGGATGAGGAGATTAATATTGTTGTCGTCAAAAACGGTGAGAAAAGAGTAGGGCTTTTGGTCGACACCCTGATTGGGCAGCAGGAGATAGTGATTAAGCCCCTGGGTAAGCTATTGGGCAATATTTCTGTTGTGTCCGGGGCCACTATCCTTGGAAATGGGCAGGTGTCACTGATAATTGATGTGGCAGGGCTGTTTTAA
- the flhF gene encoding flagellar biosynthesis protein FlhF, translated as MRVKRYVAETLQDAMLKVKMDMGKDAVILHTRKFKEGGFFGFFGKVRFEVTAAVEEARPAQNPAPAGKPAQDMPGMQGKMGTGRMTAITMEEPAETSEEEHDLHEELQEMKDMLSEVMNQIDMAQDIKSLPKPVQRFHQILTDNDVDDRLTKKMLQNILKQIPREEIGNSEIIRKSLEKQVLRLLKKPRPVSFKRQALGQQSIVLVGPTGVGKTTTIAKLAATFSIIDQKKVALITADTYRVAAVEQLKTYGEIIGIPVDVVYTPQELQKAIARHTDKDLVLIDTAGRSHKNDEQMSELRTFLEIAEPSDVFLVLSATTRYRDMMDIVNSYGDIPVSRLVFTKLDETSTYGPILNVVSSTQKHLSYVTVGQNVPDDIEIADPSKIANMIMRER; from the coding sequence GTGCGCGTTAAGAGATATGTTGCCGAAACACTGCAGGATGCAATGCTTAAGGTGAAAATGGATATGGGTAAGGATGCTGTTATTCTGCATACAAGGAAGTTCAAGGAGGGAGGATTTTTCGGGTTCTTTGGCAAGGTCAGGTTTGAAGTAACTGCAGCAGTAGAGGAAGCCCGACCGGCTCAGAATCCGGCGCCTGCCGGTAAACCGGCTCAGGATATGCCGGGGATGCAGGGAAAAATGGGAACGGGCAGGATGACTGCCATAACCATGGAAGAGCCTGCCGAAACCAGCGAGGAAGAGCATGACCTGCATGAGGAACTTCAGGAAATGAAGGATATGCTGAGTGAAGTCATGAATCAGATAGATATGGCACAGGATATCAAGAGTTTGCCCAAACCGGTGCAGAGGTTCCACCAGATATTGACCGATAATGATGTTGATGACAGATTGACCAAAAAAATGCTGCAAAACATCCTGAAACAGATTCCACGTGAAGAAATCGGCAATAGTGAAATCATCAGGAAGTCATTGGAGAAACAGGTCCTTCGCTTGTTGAAAAAGCCCAGACCGGTTTCCTTCAAGAGACAGGCTCTTGGTCAACAGTCGATTGTTCTGGTAGGACCGACCGGGGTAGGGAAAACAACAACCATTGCGAAGCTGGCAGCGACTTTTTCCATCATTGATCAGAAAAAGGTTGCTCTGATAACTGCTGATACCTACCGGGTAGCGGCTGTTGAGCAATTAAAGACCTATGGTGAGATAATCGGCATCCCGGTTGATGTGGTCTATACTCCCCAGGAGCTTCAGAAAGCAATCGCCAGGCATACAGATAAAGATCTGGTCCTGATTGATACAGCGGGGCGGAGTCACAAAAACGATGAACAGATGAGTGAACTGAGAACGTTTCTGGAGATAGCGGAACCATCTGATGTTTTTTTGGTCTTAAGCGCTACAACCCGTTACAGGGATATGATGGATATTGTCAACAGCTATGGTGATATTCCTGTTTCCAGGCTGGTGTTCACCAAGTTGGACGAGACGTCAACTTATGGACCTATTCTAAATGTTGTCAGCAGTACTCAGAAGCACCTGTCTTATGTAACAGTTGGGCAAAACGTTCCTGATGATATAGAAATAGCGGATCCCAGCAAAATAGCCAATATGATTATGAGGGAGAGATAG